The genomic region AccagcggcccagcgggcgggcggcacccatgccagcctccaaaaagaacggccacgccgatcggacgacctagttcaggccttcggcgtcgagcatctccttctgcttggcctcgaaccaggccttcgtcttgtcgctcatcttcgacaagtccacgctcatgatcgcaagggccacctccttcgctttggtggcggcattggtggcctcgatgtcgagctgcctctgcctggccttgacgttgtcggcctcgatgtcgaaCTGCCTTTGCCGGGCGGCCTCttccatgtcgagctgcctttgtcgGGCCGTCTCCTTCATGTCTatcttcctcttcttggccgcctcctccatcttaAGCTTCTGTCGTTGgaggtctaggtattgcttcatttgctcgtccttgctttgccgctccttctcgtccctcacatccttatgtgacatcatgccatgcaaagtctcatgcaaggccatggatgaggtgtcacgtatgtcgtccacctttgagttggtcttgcccctcggcctcttcaacgcctcgccatccccacctccggcgaacttgaccgtcttcttgcctctcttcctttgaagttcacggtattgaTCCTTGAACTGAGGGCAATTAttgatgatcgtccaacaatgcgtaagagtgaatggcttgtcattgtgccgggccttaAATGCCTCCAaattgaaatgcctacaccacatgatcaacaacaagtgaacatgcaaacatatacacgaccgaagtctcatggccgtagTAAGGGCTAGAAAGAGAAAAACATACCATGTCtccaacgccgagaccactcacgggccgtgcttcaacgctctcaagtgcggcacaatacttgttgcactcttgttggatgaacaaccatcttTTTTTAATCGAaccgatgccacggttgcttgtaatttggtagggctcaaacatcttcctttcatggaatgttttgtggactcccgtccaaaaaacaatgcccttttgttgcgcgccggtccttggatcttggctaatctccatccaacattggcaaatcattgtcctcatcttgtgtatatgaaccggtgcgaatgctcttccgctttttttgtgcttccgctctttgggtgagctcgtctaTGAACAATGGAGCGCCACTAATAtcaacatcattggcttcatcttcatcttcaccttcgacatagatgtcatcgtcttcatgccacgaatcaccatggtcgtagtcagcacggtcgtcggcctcttcatcgggcacgtactgggcgcggccatcctgactttgggtctcatcggggtcgtaggcacggccatgcccaccctggaagatcacgtcctccatgtactggttgtagaaggggtcgtccaCCGTCGGCGTTGAGGTTGGCATTTCGTCAAACAACACGCGGGGGGCCAgcatggtgcccgtgaacggtgcacgcgcctgctttctttgcatctcgacggaaggccgcccgccgctgctggacccaggcgtCACGTTGAGGTTGATGACGGCCGCGGGGCGTGGTGTGGACAGCGCGAACAAGCCCACGTCCGGCGACGCCGAGAAACGGGTATGGCCGTCGTGCCTGGGTGGAggaaagccgggcgacatgggccggcgcgcgacgtcggcgactggcagtgcgtaggccgggcgaccgacgagtctgtgctcgccgggccgacggccgcTGCATGGAACCCCGTcggacggcccatgccaagcatgaggatggtgtgtgctttgttgacgaggtcctccttctcgtcggcagcggccttgcgccgcgcggcctccagctCCTCGCACTGGGCGACaaacttggccgcggcggcattcATCTTGACGGccgctctccgttccctcctcttcgccgatttcgcgtccaacttggcgatctcctccgacgtgtactccgaccgcggcttccttggcgctTTCTTCTTCACCTTTGCGGTCGGGTCGATGGCCAGGCCGCCGGAACtcggcggggcgtcggccatggacggaggagagagggggggcggGAGGGACGTGGGAGAGTTTGGGGGAAATGGCGCCAAATGGCCGTCGGGGGGTTtttggtttctcccaccgacaggcgggccaggggaggacaagcgtgcgcgtcccgcccgtccgcgcgctgtccgtttcaccccaaaaccggCGCAAGTTTGGGTCaaggatgggtcgaaagcggacacaaaacggacaaaagtccgtttgctctTGCGCGCTGGGCCGCCTTTTTTGTCCATTTTATCTCAAACGGATGGGGCCGGATAGGATAGGATCGCGCGGTGTAGTTGACCTTACATGACACCACAGTGCCCATGGGAGAACAAAACGAAACGATTCCAGCCGCGGCTAGGCAGGCCATAGCACCAGTGCTAGCTCCGATCAGTCCATCAGGTTAACGAGGCCAACGAATCTTTCGGCGCATCACGTGCCCCTGCACGTACGTAGAGCATATGCTGCGCCAGGAATTTTGCCCTCCGGGAGCTATCTATGCAGGCACTTTCCGTGTCGACTTTTCTTGTCTCGGAAGCTAGGCTACCGAGCTACCACACGCCTGCTGCAGTGCAGCGTCGCCGTCTCCAGACGGACAGGCAGATACAGATACCAGCTGCAGTGCATGGGCATGGCGATCACGTCGCCGGTCAAGTTCGATCAGGTCAGGTCAGGTCGGGTCAGTCCCCGACCCATCTCCCACACGCCATCTGTCCCTCCATCCATGCATCGTCTGAAGCACCGCCGAATCCCTCCCTGGCTTTGTCACGGAGCTGATCAGATCAGCCCAGAGACCAGGCAGGCAGAGCAAACCGGGGCTTTTCCCTGCGGAGGAGCGAGGGAGATCAGACTATCAGAGATCGCCGTGCACGTGTTGGATGATAGTCTCTGCTACACGTGCATGATGGCTGCTCAGCGCTTGGCCCGGCCGCTGTTCAGATGCCCAAACGAGCAGGCCTCTGACTggagatcgatcgatcgatcgatcaatTGAGCATCCCGATCTTTCTCTCCCGATCAAAAGAGATTGAGCCTCCCGATACGTAATAATGTGGGAGGGCTCGCCGCCCGGGACGCTCGACCCACGGCTCGAGCAGTTTGATCGCGTGGTCATTTTGGTTCTCGAGGACCAGTCAATAGTCCATATCATCCGTCACGTTACACACTTTTACACCCAGTGACCCATACTTGCACAGTTGCTACTACTACCACTAGGCATCCATCTGGAGCCGCAGCCACGCAACATTTTACACATACATACACACAGAGAGAGACGGAGCCGTGCGTCTGATCCGGCCGTGTACTACTCCGCTTCAGTCTCGCCCTTCCGCGATGCTCTGCAGGGCCGGCCGccactgccggccgagccgcctgCCGAGCGCCAGCCCGGGCGGCAGCAGCGACTCCAGGTcgcagtcgtcgtcgtcgtcgtcgaggccGGGCTCGGACGCCGCGACGCCATTGTTGTCGTTTGTTCCTGCCTTCGGTACGCGCCCGGAGCTCGGTGCGGCCGCGGCCTCTTCCTCCTCCACCGACTGGCGCATGATCTGGAATAAGGGAAAAAGCGCAGGGTTGGTGACACGGCCGTTTCGGGGCATTAACTAGTTCGGACAGCGATGACGAGGACTGGCAGTCAATTCGGCGCAGATATTGGTACGAGCCGCGATGGATCGGCCCATGATCCCCGTCGATGGCGACCGAACGGATCACCAAAGATTTGGGCCGAGCCGGTGGTTGCAATGCATGTGCCAGTGAACATTCGGAAGCTAGGAGAAGCATGCGAACGCACCTTTGCGAGCGACCGGTCGGATTCCTCGCGCACGACGCCggcgtcggcgccgccgccgccgctgctgccacgCCGGCGCCTGGGCTTGGCCGGCTTCGTGGGCGCCGCCACCTCGTCCTTGGCCTTGACCATGACGCGGCTGAGCTTGACGTGCCGCTTCGTCGCGAACTCCTTCAGCACCTCTGCTCGATCGATCGCCGCACAGCACCAATCAATGGAGAAGATCTCGTTAGTTACTCCTCGGCGGGAATAGAATAGGGAAGAAGATACTGGCAAATAATGGAGCACGGTGACACCTAGAACGCCAGCTCGCCCCAGAAAGTTATTACGGGTAAAGCTCCACTTAATCCGCCGCTCGAGTAGTCAAAAAACGGCATTTAATCGGACGGCGAGAGGCGGGAATCGCAGCTTAATCCCTCCCTCGCCCGTCGCAGTCGAAGGTACGCACGTACACGCGCAACAAGTTGACGCCGGGAAACATTTTCGGCGCGGCGTCCCAACGCAAGCGATCGGAGGGGGCGGCGGGAGCGAGCTTGGAGGCGGCAGACGCGACGTACCTTCGAAGCTGACGAGGCGGTAGACGCGGCCGAGCAGGAGCGTGTCGTCGGGGCGGAGCAGCTTGAGGTGCTTCACGGGCGGGGCGCCGCCGGGGCCCTCGGAAGACGCGGCGTGCGGGgcggtgatgacggcggcgacgtAGTGGCCCGGGTTGGCGGCCATGACCTCGCCCGCCGGGAGCGACCAGTAGGCCAGCTCCGTGCGGCCGCTGGCCGGGTGCTGGatcaccaccgccgccgcgtcgGCCGCCTGGCAGTTACCCATGGCTCTGCACACGCCGGCGTCTGTTCCCTCGTGCGTTCGAGAGGCGAGGGGGTCGGGAGGTCGGGGGCGGGCGAGTGACCGTCGCAGGTGGCAGCGGCGACCGTTTTATAACAAGGCTGGTGCCGTCGACgccgatggagagagagagagatacgtgCGGGTGCGGCCGGCTACTCTGTGTGACCGAAGTTAATTATTGGAAGTGGTGGTATTTCCCTCCCACCCGGCGGGTCGACGCCTAACTCGACCGGGCCGGTGTGCCGAATTTAGCTACAGTCCACGTTACTAGGCCGTGCACGCATCAAGCGATGCAGGCCGGCGAGTCCCCCGTTGCGTTGCCTTTTTTCGGCTCTCGCGTGCGTGCGGTGGCCGGGTGCGGCTCGACCGGTCGAGGGGTGTGGTGGCACGAATGAGACAAACCGGGGAGAGTACCAAAACACTAGGAACTACTCAGTGGGGAAATGTTGAGCGTGTTTGGTGGTCTACCAATATGTGGCAGGCGTACAAAAAATGATTAGAAATTGTCCTAAAGTTGATGTCAAGCTTGCGAGAACAATGAATCTGTAACATGttatgtatatgtatgtatgtactATACGTATATGTATAGGACTGCTAGGAAAGTGTGGAATGAGGATGGGCCGGCAGAGGACGTACGTAGTGCCACCAAGGACACGAGGCCCCCTGGCAAGGACCCAATCGTGGATTAAGAGGGAAAACTTGGA from Triticum aestivum cultivar Chinese Spring chromosome 4A, IWGSC CS RefSeq v2.1, whole genome shotgun sequence harbors:
- the LOC123081676 gene encoding uncharacterized protein — protein: MGNCQAADAAAVVIQHPASGRTELAYWSLPAGEVMAANPGHYVAAVITAPHAASSEGPGGAPPVKHLKLLRPDDTLLLGRVYRLVSFEEVLKEFATKRHVKLSRVMVKAKDEVAAPTKPAKPRRRRGSSGGGGADAGVVREESDRSLAKIMRQSVEEEEAAAAPSSGRVPKAGTNDNNGVAASEPGLDDDDDDCDLESLLPPGLALGRRLGRQWRPALQSIAEGRD